A window from Cydia pomonella isolate Wapato2018A chromosome 8, ilCydPomo1, whole genome shotgun sequence encodes these proteins:
- the LOC133520342 gene encoding uncharacterized protein LOC133520342: MSSQVNKPHVYQRKVLLATAIIRVLDSSGSYQEARALLDGGSESTFISESCVQKLGLKRFKPDAPITGLNCTPISGCRGAVNLTMAPRLTDQPVLVTTATVLNKITHNLPGYSLPAQLADNYRGLYLADEQFFVSREIDILIGEDLLGEIVLSGRIKINDHIPRVTKTVFGDVLSGPVTIAASPQVPCSQVFFCSTTTDQILERFWEVEDIPVQVESPKDLECETIFKETHRRVEEGRYSARLPFLSDAPVIGNTVPIAMKRFLAMERRLLANGNEAFRNKYVGFMREYLETGHMSLCNGEPQDYTSGSYIIPHHGIFKADSDKIRVVFDASCASANGVALNDCLHAGPKLQRDIAEIICRFRLHRYVFTTDIRMMFRQILIAEEDRRFQLIFWRESPDLPLLIYRLNTVTYGMKSSPYLAIRTLRQLADDEEPRFPAAAHLLRSSVYMDDILGGADSIEDASKLKQELTDLLRSGGFELSKWTSNSKEVLKDIEEEHLEKPRKIFDNADGPSFYKILGVQWDSSSDSFSYRTRLDDTGGCTKRSILSTLARAFDPLGWICPVIFQGKVLMQQLWLKNLSWDAEAPNDVIEEWQGILKEMPQISSLRMERFVLLDVKSCSLHGFSDASELGYGAAVYLRTVGHDGRVKVSLMMAKSRVSPIKSKLTIPKLELSGAALLVRLLKYVVAAITDDMTIDGICGWCDSTIVLSWLKVSPHLLQTFEGNRVSQILNCGLDITWRHLPSEMNPADVASRGCRTSVLLEHPLWWGPPWLSGDAETWPRNIMDKAEDPLPGLRKVKNQG, from the exons ATGTCATCACAGGTAAATAAACCTCATGTGTATCAGCGGAAGGTGCTACTTGCAACGGCAATAATAAGAGTACTGGACAGCAGCGGAAGCTACCAGGAGGCGCGGGCCTTGCTGGATGGAGGAAGCGAGAGCACATTTATATCGGAGTCATGCGTGCAGAAGTTGGGCTTAAAGCGGTTTAAGCCTGACGCCCCGATCACAGGACTGAACTGTACTCCTATAAGCGGTTGTAGGGGAGCAGTTAACCTGACCATGGCACCTAGGCTGACGGATCAGCCTGTGCTAGTGACCACGGCTACAGTCTTAAATAAAATCACGCATAACCTGCCTGGATATTCGTTGCCTGCTCAATTAGCGGATAATTATCGGGGACTGTATCTTGCGGATGAACAGTTCTTTGTCAGTCGGGAGATTGACATTTTAATAGGCGAAGACCTACTTGGTGAGATTGTACTCAGCGGACGCATTAAAATCAATGATCACATTCCACGGGTGACGAAAACTGTGTTCGGCGATGTATTGTCAGGTCCAGTCACTATTGCGGCTTCCCCTCAAGTTCCTTGCTCCCAAGTCTTTTTCTGTAGCACAACCACAGATCAGATTTTAGAGCGATTCTGGGAAGTGGAGGACATTCCAGTTCAGGTAGAAAGCCCAAAAGATCTGGAATGTGAGACGATTTTTAAGGAAACCCATCGACGGGTTGAAGAGGGCAGATATTCGGCACGGTTGCCTTTTTTATCTGATGCTCCTGTGATTGGAAATACCGTACCCATAGCCATGAAGCGGTTCTTAGCTATGGAAAGGCGGCTCCTCGCGAACGGCAACGAGGCTTTTAGAAATAAGTATGTTGGATTTATGCGGGAGTATTTGGAGACTGGACACATGTCCTTGTGTAACGGAGAACCACAGGATTATACAAGTGGGAGCTATATCATTCCCCATCATGGAATTTTTAAGGCAGATTCGGATAAAATTCGGGTTGTATTTGATGCTAGTTGCGCATCAGCTAATGGAGTCGCCCTAAACGATTGTTTACATGCGGGTCCAAAGCTACAGCGAGACATCGCGGAAATTATCTGTAGATTTAGGCTACATCGTTATGTTTTTACAACGGACATCAGGATGATGTTTAGACAGATTTTGATTGCAGAGGAGGATCGGCGGTTCCAGCTCATTTTCTGGAGGGAGTCCCCAGATTTGCCTTTGCTTATATATCGGCTAAATACAGTAACTTACGGTATGAAGTCGAGCCCATACCTCGCGATTCGGACGCTAAGACAGTTAGCAGACGACGAGGAACCACGGTTTCCTGCAGCGGCACATCTTCTTCGCTCTTCGGTGTATATGGATGATATTTTAGGCGGGGCTGATTCCATAGAAGACGCGAGCAAGTTGAAGCAGGAACTGACGGACTTACTACGCTCTGGCGGTTTCGAGCTTAGTAAGTGGACGTCCAATAGCAAGGAAGTCTTAAAGGACATAGAAGAGGAGCATTTAGAAAAACCTCGGAAGATATTTGATAATGCGGATGGGCCTAGCTTCTATAAAATCCTTGGTGTTCAATGGGATTCTAGCAGCGACAGTTTCTCATATCGTACTAGGCTAGACGATACTGGCGGGTGTACAAAGCGGTCAATTTTGTCAACATTAGCTAGGGCCTTTGATCCTTTGGGGTGGATCTGTCCGGTCATTTTTCAGGGTAAGGTCCTCATGCAGCAACTCTGGTTGAAGAATTTGTCATGGGACGCGGAAGCTCCTAATGACGTGATTGAGGAATGGCAAGGCATTTTAAAAGAAATGCCTCAAATTTCAAGTCTACGTATGGAACGCTTTGTCTTATTAGACGTTAAGTCTTGTTCTCTGCACGGGTTCTCAGATGCATCAGAGCTTGGATATGGTGCAGCGGTTTATCTGAGGACTGTGGGACATGACGGGAGGGTCAAGGTTAGTTTGATGATGGCCAAATCACGAGTTTCGCCGATTAAATCAAAACTAACAATTCCGAAACTAGAGCTAAGCGGTGCTGCGTTGCTAGTCAGACTTTTGAAATACGTCGTTGCTGCCATCACTGATGACATGACGATCGACGGAATCTGCGGATGGTGTGACAGCACTATTGTTCTCTCGTGGTTGAAGGTATCGCCACATTTGTTGCAGACTTTTGAGGGCAATCGGGTTTCTCAAATCCTGAATTGCGGCTTAGACATAACCTGGAGACACTTACCTTCAGAAATGAACCCTGCTGATGTCGCGAGTCGCGGTTGTCGCACATCGGTACTGCTGGAGCATCCTTTATGGTGGGGACCTCCTTGGTTGTCAGGTGATGCGGAGACCTGGCCCAGGAATATAATGGATAAAGCGGAAGATCCATTACCTGGATTGCGGAAGGTGAAG AACCAAGGCTAG